Proteins encoded in a region of the Sparus aurata chromosome 6, fSpaAur1.1, whole genome shotgun sequence genome:
- the cyp27b1 gene encoding 25-hydroxyvitamin D-1 alpha hydroxylase, mitochondrial isoform X1 — protein sequence MIFVRRMLQQALKVSVGRSALPLVKWMERWVEGASAGPKKAVRTLDDMPGPSVASFAWDLFAKRGLSRLHELQLEGVQRYGPMWKASFGPILTVHVADPALIEQVLRQEGQHPMRSDLSSWKDYRKLRGHHYGLLTSEGEEWQSVRSLLGKHMLRPKAVEAYDETLNSVVSDLIAKLRHCRRPKGLVTDIASEFYRFGLEGISSVLFESRIGCLDPVVPEETERFIQSINTMFVMTLLTMAMPSWLHQLFPKPWNVFCKCWDYMFDFAKGHIDQRMKAEAEKVTRGEEVEGRYLTYFLSRTGMPMKTVYSNVTELLLAGVDTISSTLSWSLYELSRHPEVQASLREEVLSVLGGRRIPEAADVARMPLLKATVKEVLRLYPVIPANARVITERDIQVGGYLIPKNTLITLCHFATSRDPAVFPNPDEFLPHRWLNKDQTHHPYASVPFGVGKRSCIGRRIAELELYLAISRILMEFDVKPDAEGVSVKPMTRTLLVPENVINLQFVER from the exons ATGATCTTTGTGAGAAGGATGCTGCAGCAAGCTCTTAAAGTGTCCGTCGGCAGGAGCGCCCTCCCCCTGGTCAAATGGATGGAGAGGTGGGTCGAGGGCGCGTCAGCCGGCCCAAAGAAGGCGGTGAGGACCCTGGACGACATGCCCGGACCGTCGGTCGCCAGCTTCGCCTGGGACCTGTTCGCCAAACGGGGGCTGTCACGGCTGCACGAGTTACag CTGGAAGGAGTGCAGCGGTACGGGCCCATGTGGAAGGCGAGCTTCGGCCCCATTCTGACGGTTCACGTGGCCGACCCAGCGCTCATTGAGCAGGTGCTGAGGCAGGAGGGCCAGCACCCCATGAGGTCCGACCTGTCCTCCTGGAAGGACTACAGGAAGCTCAGAGGACATCACTATGGACTGCTGACATC TGAGGGCGAGGAGTGGCAGTCGGTGAGGAGTCTCCTGGGGAAGCACATGCTGCGACCGAAGGCCGTTGAAGCATACGATGAAACCCTGAACAGTGTAGTCAGTGACCTCATCGCAAAACTTCGCCATTGCAGACGACCCAAAGGCCTTGTCACCGACATCGCCAGCGAGTTCTATCGCTTCGGCCTCGAGG gcATTTCCTCAGTGTTGTTTGAATCCAGAATTGGTTGCCTGGATCCGGTTGTTCCTGAAGAGACGGAGCGTTTCATCCAGTCCATCAACACCATGTTTGTCATGACGCTTCTTACCATGGCTATGCCAAGCTGGCTGCACCAGCTGTTTCCTAAACCGTGGAACGTCTTCTGTAAATGCTGGGACTACATGTTTGACTTCG CTAAAGGCCACATTGACCAGCGTATGAAGGCCGAAGCAGAGAAAGTCACCcggggagaggaggtggagggccGTTATCTCACCTACTTCCTGTCGCGGACCGGGATGCCCATGAAGACCGTCTACAGCAACGTCACGGAGCTGCTTCTAGCGGGAGTTGACACT ATCTCCAGCACTTTGTCCTGGTCATTGTACGAGCTGTCCCGTCACCCCGAGGTTCAGGCCTCGCTCCGAGAAGAGGTGCTGAGTGTGCTGGGTGGTCGAAGGATACCGGAGGCGGCGGATGTGGCTCGCATGCCTCTGCTGAAGGCCACAGTCAAAGAAGTGCTCAG GTTGTACCCCGTTATTCCTGCCAATGCACGAGTCATTACAGAGAGAGACATCCAGGTTGGAGGCTACCTAATCCCTAAAAAT ACTTTGATCACCCTGTGCCACTTTGCAACATCTCGggatccagctgtgtttccaAATCCAGATGAGTTCCTGCCGCATCGGTGGTTGAACAAGGACCAGACTCACCACCCGTACGCCTCTGTACCCTTCGGGGTGGGAAAACGCAGCTGCATAGGTCGGCGTATCGCCGAGCTGGAGCTCTACCTTGCCATCTCCAGG ATCCTCATGGAGTTCGATGTGAAGCCGGACGCGGAGGGGGTTTCCGTGAAGCCCATGACACGGACACTTCTAGTCCCTGAAAATGTCATCAACCTCCAGTTTGTTGAACGGTGA
- the cyp27b1 gene encoding 25-hydroxyvitamin D-1 alpha hydroxylase, mitochondrial isoform X2, with product MWKASFGPILTVHVADPALIEQVLRQEGQHPMRSDLSSWKDYRKLRGHHYGLLTSEGEEWQSVRSLLGKHMLRPKAVEAYDETLNSVVSDLIAKLRHCRRPKGLVTDIASEFYRFGLEGISSVLFESRIGCLDPVVPEETERFIQSINTMFVMTLLTMAMPSWLHQLFPKPWNVFCKCWDYMFDFAKGHIDQRMKAEAEKVTRGEEVEGRYLTYFLSRTGMPMKTVYSNVTELLLAGVDTISSTLSWSLYELSRHPEVQASLREEVLSVLGGRRIPEAADVARMPLLKATVKEVLRLYPVIPANARVITERDIQVGGYLIPKNTLITLCHFATSRDPAVFPNPDEFLPHRWLNKDQTHHPYASVPFGVGKRSCIGRRIAELELYLAISRILMEFDVKPDAEGVSVKPMTRTLLVPENVINLQFVER from the exons ATGTGGAAGGCGAGCTTCGGCCCCATTCTGACGGTTCACGTGGCCGACCCAGCGCTCATTGAGCAGGTGCTGAGGCAGGAGGGCCAGCACCCCATGAGGTCCGACCTGTCCTCCTGGAAGGACTACAGGAAGCTCAGAGGACATCACTATGGACTGCTGACATC TGAGGGCGAGGAGTGGCAGTCGGTGAGGAGTCTCCTGGGGAAGCACATGCTGCGACCGAAGGCCGTTGAAGCATACGATGAAACCCTGAACAGTGTAGTCAGTGACCTCATCGCAAAACTTCGCCATTGCAGACGACCCAAAGGCCTTGTCACCGACATCGCCAGCGAGTTCTATCGCTTCGGCCTCGAGG gcATTTCCTCAGTGTTGTTTGAATCCAGAATTGGTTGCCTGGATCCGGTTGTTCCTGAAGAGACGGAGCGTTTCATCCAGTCCATCAACACCATGTTTGTCATGACGCTTCTTACCATGGCTATGCCAAGCTGGCTGCACCAGCTGTTTCCTAAACCGTGGAACGTCTTCTGTAAATGCTGGGACTACATGTTTGACTTCG CTAAAGGCCACATTGACCAGCGTATGAAGGCCGAAGCAGAGAAAGTCACCcggggagaggaggtggagggccGTTATCTCACCTACTTCCTGTCGCGGACCGGGATGCCCATGAAGACCGTCTACAGCAACGTCACGGAGCTGCTTCTAGCGGGAGTTGACACT ATCTCCAGCACTTTGTCCTGGTCATTGTACGAGCTGTCCCGTCACCCCGAGGTTCAGGCCTCGCTCCGAGAAGAGGTGCTGAGTGTGCTGGGTGGTCGAAGGATACCGGAGGCGGCGGATGTGGCTCGCATGCCTCTGCTGAAGGCCACAGTCAAAGAAGTGCTCAG GTTGTACCCCGTTATTCCTGCCAATGCACGAGTCATTACAGAGAGAGACATCCAGGTTGGAGGCTACCTAATCCCTAAAAAT ACTTTGATCACCCTGTGCCACTTTGCAACATCTCGggatccagctgtgtttccaAATCCAGATGAGTTCCTGCCGCATCGGTGGTTGAACAAGGACCAGACTCACCACCCGTACGCCTCTGTACCCTTCGGGGTGGGAAAACGCAGCTGCATAGGTCGGCGTATCGCCGAGCTGGAGCTCTACCTTGCCATCTCCAGG ATCCTCATGGAGTTCGATGTGAAGCCGGACGCGGAGGGGGTTTCCGTGAAGCCCATGACACGGACACTTCTAGTCCCTGAAAATGTCATCAACCTCCAGTTTGTTGAACGGTGA
- the mcrs1 gene encoding microspherule protein 1 — protein MQAGDPVVGAPMAVAGAQSRSEDEESLGVKDVKRTATQAFGSGVPKRRSSSRSIKRKKFDDELVESSLVKSSSRVKGPPVIEPVRCPGSEPSSSEKKKVTKSGASLTPPLTMVVNPAPITKRVKKSKQPLHITKDLGRWKPTDDLLLINAVLQTTDLTSVHLGVKFSCRFTLREIKERWYALLYDPIISKLAWQAMRQLHPEAIAAIQSKALFSQPEEALLAKIGSTSQPKLDVFQELLSKHPGVFHPSRTPKSLLVHWQLLKQYYLLDDQSVQPLPKGDQVLNFSDAEQMVDDVKLKESRDEVLEHELMISDRHQKREIRQLEQELPRWQVLVDNITGMSMPDFDNQTLAALRGRMVRYLMRSREITLGRATKDKPIDVDLALEGPAWKISRKQGIIKLKNNGDFFIANEGRRPIYIDGRPVLSGNKWKLNNNSVVEIAGLRFVFLINLELISLIKAEAAKMTQQ, from the exons ATGCAAGCTGGTGACCCTGTGGTTGGTGCACCGATGGCAGTAGCTGGTGCTCAAAGTCGGTCAGAAGACGAGGAATCACTCGGAGTTAAAGATGTGAAAAGGACGGCAACACAAGCGTTTGGCAGTGGTGTTCCCAAACGCAGAAGTTCATCCAG GtcaataaagaggaaaaagttTGATGATGAATTGGTGGAGAGCAGTCTTGTGAAGTCATCCAGTAGAGTCAAAGGTCCTCCTGTCATAGAGCCTGTTCGCTGTCCAGGGAGTGAACCTTCATCTAGTGAGAAAAAGAAG GTGACAAAATCAGGAGCCTCTCTCACACCGCCTCTCACCATGGTAGTAAACCCTGCACCCATCACCAAAAGAGTAAAGAAAAGCAAGCAGCCTCTACATATTACTAAAGACTTGGGACGATGGAAACCCACTGATGACCTGCTTCTTATAAATGCAGTGTTACAG ACCACAGACCTTACTTCTGTTCATTTGGGGGTCAAGTTCAGCTGTCGTTTCACATTGCGGGAAATTAAAGAGAGGTGGTACGCTCTGCTGTACGATCCCATCATCTCAAA GCTAGCATGGCAGGCCATGCGTCAGCTTCACCCAGAAGCCATTGCAGCAATCCAAAGCAAAGCCCTCTTCAGTCAGCCTGAGGAGGCACTGCTGGCCAAGATTGGTTCA ACAAGTCAGCCCAAACTAGACGTGTTCCAGGAGCTCCTGAGCAAACACCCTGGTGTCTTTCACCCATCTCGGACCCCCAAGAGCCTGCTGGTGCACTGGCAGCTGCTAAAGCAGTACTACCTACTGGACGACCAGAGTG TCCAGCCTCTCCCTAAAGGTGATCAGGTTCTCAACTTCTCTGATGCCGAGCAGATGGTCGATGACGTAAAATTAAA GGAGAGTAGAGATGAGGTGTTGGAACATG AGCTGATGATTTCGGATCGTCACCAGAAAAGAGAGATCAGACAGTTAGAGCAGGAGCTGCCTCGCTGGCAGGTCCTAGTGGACAACATCACAG GGATGAGCATGCCTGACTTTGACAACCAGACGCTGGCAGCGTTAAGAGGACGAATGGTACGCTACCTCATGAGATCCCGAGAG ATTACGCTGGGCAGGGCGACAAAGGACAAACCCATAGATGTAGATCTAGCACTAGAGGGACCTGCCTGGAAAATATCAAGAAAACAAG GAATTATTAAACTGAAGAATAATGGAGATTTCTTCATCGCTAATGAGGGCAGACGACCGATCTACATTGATGGCAGACCGGTCCTGTCGGGCAACAAGTGGAAACTCAACAACAACTCAgtggtggag ATTGCAGGTCTTCGCTTTGTGTTTCTTATTAACCTGGAACTCATCTCACTAATTAAAGCTGAAGCAGCCAAGATGACACAGCAGTGA